One Osmerus eperlanus chromosome 16, fOsmEpe2.1, whole genome shotgun sequence DNA segment encodes these proteins:
- the LOC134037105 gene encoding TLC domain-containing protein 4-B-like, whose protein sequence is MEPFSLQVLAISLVSLLCFQWLFHSASPWLSARLCPRYVSLRSTNSVEWNSRTVSTLHALIVGLFCLYILQFDDAVNADPVWGDPTLVRINVAITTGYLASDMLLLCFYWRAIGDAYFIVHHLAALFACYYVLGEGMLPYFANFRLLAEFSTPCVNQRWFFEVLGYAKSSTPNMINGLAMTLTFFLVRVAVMPFYYSRMWAVIGSEAYYRVTPGGRAAWIGPSLCLDVMNLLWMHKMARGCLRVLKSISKQSPEKLPKGRVAVREGRSD, encoded by the exons ATGGAGCCCTTCAGTCTGCAGGTGCTGGCCATCTCATTGGTCAGTTTGCTGTGTTTCCAATGGCTGTTCCACAGTGCCAGCCCGTGGTTGTCAGCCAGACTGTGCCCTCGCTATGTCAGTCTCAGGTCCACTAACTCAGTGGAGTGGAactccag gACGGTGTCCACGCTTCATGCTCTGATAGTGGGCCTCTTCTGCCTCTACATCCTGCAGTTTGATGACGCTGTCAACGCAGACCCAGTCTG GGGAGACCCAACGCTGGTCAGGATCAACGTCGCCATAACAACAGGCTACCTggcatcag ATATGCTGCTGCTCTGTTTCTATTGGAGGGCCATAGGAGACGCCTATTTCATAGTTCACCACTTGGCGGCGCTGTTTGCTTGCTACTATGTACTG GGGGAGGGCATGCTGCCGTACTTTGCTAACTTCCGCCTGCTGGCTGAGTTCTCCACACCGTGCGTCAACCAGCG ctGGTTCTTTGAGGTGCTGGGCTACGCCAAGTCCTCCACACCCAACATGATCAATGGCCTGGCTATGACCCTAACCTTCTTCCTGGTCCGCGTGGCTGTCATGCCCTTCTACTACAGCCGCATGtgggctgtgattggctcaGAGGCCTACTACCGTGTGACCCCGGGGGGGCGGGCCGCCTGGATaggcccctccctctgcctggaCGTCATGAACCTGCTGTGGATGCACAAGATGGCACGCGGGTGCCTCAGGGTCCTAAAGTCCATCAGTAAACAGTCGCCGGAGAAACTGCCGAAAGGAAGGGtggcggtgagggaggggaggagcgacTAA
- the LOC134037103 gene encoding holocytochrome c-type synthase-like, translating to MATLSGPTVKAEDFAMCPPGAAPPQGCPMHQNPKPSAPPSGCPMHQPSVPAETPAAPLAPAPPSAPPAHQERAYEFVECPMKAANRDKFKVSDIDPSNMMPPPNQQPAPGQPFSLSVNREESQIPRAGSEQNWVYPSEQMFWNAMLRKGWRWKEDDLGQKDMSNIIKIHNRNNEQAWQEILKWEALHKRDCPCGPTLIRFGGKAKEFTPRAIFRSWIGYGLPFDRHDWIVDRCGHEVRYVIDYYDGTEVNRQNDTVLDVRPAFDSLGAVWDRMRVAWWRWTH from the exons ATGGCTACATTGTCCGGTCCCACGGTGAAGGCGGAGGATTTCGCGATGTGTCCACCCGGAGCAGCACCGCCGCAAGGATGCCCCATGCACCAGAATCCCAAACCCA gTGCCCCTCCATCAGGGTGTCCCATGCACCAACCCTCTGTGCCGGCCGAGACCCCCGCCGCCCCCttggcccccgcccccccctcggcccccccagcccaccagGAGAGGGCGTATGAGTTTGTGGAGTGCCCCATGAAGGCAGCCAACAGAGACAAGTTTAAAGTGTCGGACATTGATCCTTCCAACATG ATGCCTCCACCCAATCAGCAGCCTGCTCCTGGACAGCCCTTCTCCCTGTCAGTGAATAGGGAGGAGTCTCAGATTCCGAGGGCGGGGTCAGAGCAGAACTGGGTCTACCCCTCCGAGCAGATGTTCTGGAACGCCATGCTCCGAAAGGG GTGGCGCTGGAAAGAGGATGACCTGGGGCAGAAAGACATGTCCAACATCATCAAGATCCACAACAGGAACAACGAACAGGCCTGGCAGGAGATCCTCAAATGGGAGGCCCTCCACAAGAG AGACTGTCCCTGCGGCCCCACCCTGATCCGCTTTGGGGGTAAAGCAAAGGAGTTCACCCCCAGAGCTATCTTCCGGAGTTGGATAGG GTACGGTCTTCCGTTTGACCGGCACGACTGGATCGTAGACCGCTGCGGTCATGAGGTCCGCTACGTCATCGACTACTACGACGGTACGGAGGTGAACCGTCAGAACGACACGGTCCTGGACGTCCGACCCGCCTTCGACTCGCTTGGTGCCGTCTGGGACCGCATGAGGGTTGCGTGGTGGAGGTGGACACACTGA